The Microcebus murinus isolate Inina chromosome 28, M.murinus_Inina_mat1.0, whole genome shotgun sequence genome has a segment encoding these proteins:
- the FAF2 gene encoding FAS-associated factor 2 isoform X2, which produces MDQCRHTLEQHNWNIEAAVQDRLNEQEGVPSVFNPPPSRPLQVNTADHRIYSYVVSRPQPRGLLGWGYYLIMLPFRFTYYTILDIFRFALRFIRPDPRSRVTDPVGDIVSFMHSFEEKYGRAHPVFYQGTYSQALNDAKRELRFLLVYLHGDDHQDSDEFCRNTLCAPEVISLINTRMLFWACSTNKPEGYRVSQALRENTYPFLAMIMLKDRRMTVVGRLEGLIQPDDLINQLTFIMDANQTYLVSERLEREERNQTQVLRQQQDEAYLASLRADQEKERKKREERERKRRKEEEVQQQKLAEERRRRNLQEEKERKLECLPPEPSPDDPDSVKIIFKLPNDSRVERRFHFSQSLTVIHDFLFSLKESPEKFQIEANFPRRVLPCVPSEEWPNPPTLQEAGLSHTEVLFVQDLTDE; this is translated from the exons ATGGATCAATGTCGCCATACTTTGGAACAGCATAACTGGAACATAGAG GCTGCTGTGCAGGACAGATTGAATGAGCAAGAGGGTGTCCCGAGTGTTTTCAACCCGCCTCCATCCCGCCCCCTGCAGGTCAATACAGCTGACCACAGGATCTACAGCTATGTCGTCTCAAGACCACAACCAAGG gGGCTGCTTGGATGGGGTTATTACTTGATAATGCTTCCATTCCGGTTTACCTATTATACAATACTTGACATATTTAG GTTTGCTCTTCGTTTTATACGGCCTGACCCTCGCAGCCGGGTCACTGACCCCGTTGGGGACATTGTTTCATTTATGCACTCTTTTGAAGAGAAATATGGGAGGGCACACCCTGTCTTCTACCAGGGAACGTACAGCCAG GCACTTAATGATGCCAAGCGCGAGCTTCgctttcttttggtttatctTCATGGAGATGATCACCAGGACTCTGATGAATTTTGTCG CAACACACTGTGTGCACCTGAAGTTATTTCACTAATAAACACTAGAATGCTCTTCTGGGCATGCTCTACAAACAAACCTGAGGGCTACAGGG TTTCTCAGGCTTTACGAGAGAACACCTATCCATTCCTGGCCATGATTATGCTGAAGGATCGAAGGATGACTGTGGTGGGACGACTAGAAGGCCTCATTCAACCTGATGACCTCATTAACCAGCTGACATTTATCATGGATGCCAACCAGACTTACTTGGTGTCAGAACGCCTGGAAAG GGAAGAAAGAAACCAGACCCAAGTCCTGAGACAGCAGCAAGATGAGGCCTACCTGGCCTCTCTCAGGGCTGaccaggagaaagaaagaaagaaacgggAGGAGCGGGAGCGGAAGCGGcggaaggaggaggaggtgcaACAGCAAAAGCTCGCAGAGGAGAGGCGGCGGCGG AATTtacaggaggaaaaggaaaggaagctgGAGTGCCTGCCCCCTGAGCCTTCCCCTGATGACCCTGACAGTGTGAAGATCATTTTCAAATTACCCAATGATTCTCGAGTAGAGAGACGATTCCACTTTTCACAGTCTCTAACA GTAATCCACGACTTCTTATTCTCCTTGAAGGAAAGCCCTGAAAAGTTTCAGATTGAAGCCAATTTTCCCAGGCGGGTACTGCCCTGCGTCCCTTCAGAGGAGTGGCCCAATCCCCCCACACTGCAGGAAGCTGGACTCAGCCACACAGAAGTTCTCTTTGTTCAGGACCTAACAGATGAATga
- the FAF2 gene encoding FAS-associated factor 2 isoform X1 gives MAAPEERDLTQEQTEKLLQFQDLTGIESMDQCRHTLEQHNWNIEAAVQDRLNEQEGVPSVFNPPPSRPLQVNTADHRIYSYVVSRPQPRGLLGWGYYLIMLPFRFTYYTILDIFRFALRFIRPDPRSRVTDPVGDIVSFMHSFEEKYGRAHPVFYQGTYSQALNDAKRELRFLLVYLHGDDHQDSDEFCRNTLCAPEVISLINTRMLFWACSTNKPEGYRVSQALRENTYPFLAMIMLKDRRMTVVGRLEGLIQPDDLINQLTFIMDANQTYLVSERLEREERNQTQVLRQQQDEAYLASLRADQEKERKKREERERKRRKEEEVQQQKLAEERRRRNLQEEKERKLECLPPEPSPDDPDSVKIIFKLPNDSRVERRFHFSQSLTVIHDFLFSLKESPEKFQIEANFPRRVLPCVPSEEWPNPPTLQEAGLSHTEVLFVQDLTDE, from the exons gACCTGACTGGCATAGAATCCATGGATCAATGTCGCCATACTTTGGAACAGCATAACTGGAACATAGAG GCTGCTGTGCAGGACAGATTGAATGAGCAAGAGGGTGTCCCGAGTGTTTTCAACCCGCCTCCATCCCGCCCCCTGCAGGTCAATACAGCTGACCACAGGATCTACAGCTATGTCGTCTCAAGACCACAACCAAGG gGGCTGCTTGGATGGGGTTATTACTTGATAATGCTTCCATTCCGGTTTACCTATTATACAATACTTGACATATTTAG GTTTGCTCTTCGTTTTATACGGCCTGACCCTCGCAGCCGGGTCACTGACCCCGTTGGGGACATTGTTTCATTTATGCACTCTTTTGAAGAGAAATATGGGAGGGCACACCCTGTCTTCTACCAGGGAACGTACAGCCAG GCACTTAATGATGCCAAGCGCGAGCTTCgctttcttttggtttatctTCATGGAGATGATCACCAGGACTCTGATGAATTTTGTCG CAACACACTGTGTGCACCTGAAGTTATTTCACTAATAAACACTAGAATGCTCTTCTGGGCATGCTCTACAAACAAACCTGAGGGCTACAGGG TTTCTCAGGCTTTACGAGAGAACACCTATCCATTCCTGGCCATGATTATGCTGAAGGATCGAAGGATGACTGTGGTGGGACGACTAGAAGGCCTCATTCAACCTGATGACCTCATTAACCAGCTGACATTTATCATGGATGCCAACCAGACTTACTTGGTGTCAGAACGCCTGGAAAG GGAAGAAAGAAACCAGACCCAAGTCCTGAGACAGCAGCAAGATGAGGCCTACCTGGCCTCTCTCAGGGCTGaccaggagaaagaaagaaagaaacgggAGGAGCGGGAGCGGAAGCGGcggaaggaggaggaggtgcaACAGCAAAAGCTCGCAGAGGAGAGGCGGCGGCGG AATTtacaggaggaaaaggaaaggaagctgGAGTGCCTGCCCCCTGAGCCTTCCCCTGATGACCCTGACAGTGTGAAGATCATTTTCAAATTACCCAATGATTCTCGAGTAGAGAGACGATTCCACTTTTCACAGTCTCTAACA GTAATCCACGACTTCTTATTCTCCTTGAAGGAAAGCCCTGAAAAGTTTCAGATTGAAGCCAATTTTCCCAGGCGGGTACTGCCCTGCGTCCCTTCAGAGGAGTGGCCCAATCCCCCCACACTGCAGGAAGCTGGACTCAGCCACACAGAAGTTCTCTTTGTTCAGGACCTAACAGATGAATga